In Zingiber officinale cultivar Zhangliang chromosome 1A, Zo_v1.1, whole genome shotgun sequence, a genomic segment contains:
- the LOC122024114 gene encoding pentatricopeptide repeat-containing protein At1g80270, mitochondrial-like, with the protein MSALRRAATLSARSHSIHNMVACGCFNGSELSRNSLVQEKGNFHLCSGILDYFSLSKSYSSRCSNFARSFLWLRNLSSHVGAKLSEKDNDSEDRFSELDEPAEDMVESDERVENKEFETEEGILGGESDSVGNRSLGKRVESPLSMAIIRAPRHSLNSVLNKWVEDGNPLGQGAISHAMLILRKSRLYAKALQFIEWLEENKRIDFLERDYASHLDLVCKLYGFQKAENYLQKIPVSLQGEVVYRTLFTNCVLANNVRKAEEVFNKIKDLGLPITKFTCNQLLVLYKRVDQKKIADVLVMMEKENIKPSLLTYRLLVDNKGRASDIVGMEKIIDTMKAEGLKPDLTIQGMAVKYYCLAGLNEKAEAVLKDMEGDHIQENHVARKVLLPLYAALGKAEDVGRIWEICKSSQRLDECLTAIEAWGKLGNVEKAEEVFENMIKVWTKVSAKHYVALLNVYANNKLLSKGKDFAKRMSDDGCHIGPATWDALVKLYVEAGELEKAASILQKASQHTEDKPLFVSYMTVFEKYSKKGDIHNAEKIFQRLRQAGYAGRLKPYQYLLQAYINAKKPAYGFRDRMKADNMFPNKAMTAQLIAADALIKSKISDLLD; encoded by the exons ATGTCGGCCCTAAGAAGAGCTGCTACCCTCTCCGCGAG GAGCCATAGTATCCACAATATGGTGGCTTGTGGATGTTTCAATGGATCTGAATTATCGAGAAACAGCTTGGTGCAAGAAAAAGGGAACTTTCACTTATGTTCTGGCATATTGGACTATTTCTCACTGTCAAAGTCATACTCTAGTAGATGTTCTAACTTCGCAAGGTCTTTCCTATGGCTGCGGAATCTTTCTTCTCATGTTGGAGCAAAATTAAGCGAGAAGGATAATGATTCTGAGGATAGGTTTTCCGAACTAGATGAGCCAGCTGAAGATATGGTAGAGTCAGATGAAAGAGTGGAGAATAAGGAGTTTGAAACTGAAGAAGGGATTTTGGGTGGTGAATCAGATTCTGTTGGAAACAGATCACTGGGAAAGAGGGTTGAATCTCCACTTTCCATGGCCATAATCAGAGCTCCACGACACTCTCTTAATAGTGTACTTAATAAGTGGGTGGAAGACGGTAATCCTTTGGGGCAAGGTGCAATCTCTCATGCAATGCTGATTCTTAGGAAGAGCCGGCTTTATGCAAAGGCTCTGCAG TTCATCGAATGGCTTGAAGAAAATAAACGGATTGATTTTCTCGAGCGCGATTATGCTTCCCATTTGGATTTGGTTTGCAAACTATATGGTTTTCAGAAAGCTGAGAATTATCTACAGAAAATTCCAGTGTCGCTTCAGGGTGAGGTGGTTTACAGGACTCTTTTTACTAATTGTGTCCTTGCTAACAATGTAAGGAAAGCAGAAGAGGTGTTTAATAAAATTAAGGATCTTGGTCTCCCTATCACAAAATTTACTTGCAATCAGTTACTGGTTCTTTATAAAAGGGTTGACCAGAAGAAGATCGCTGATGTTCTTGTGATGATGGAAAAGGAAAATATAAAACCATCTCTCTTAACCTACAGACTACTGGTAGATAACAAAGGTCGTGCGAGTGACATAGTAGGCATGGAGAAAATTATAGACACAATGAAGGCTGAAGGCCTGAAGCCTGATTTAACGATTCAAGGTATGGCTGTGAAGTACTATTGTCTTGCTGGCCTCAACGAGAAAGCAGAAGCAGTCTTAAAGGATATGGAAGGCGATCACATACAGGAGAATCATGTTGCACGcaaggttcttcttcctctttatgCTGCTCTTGGCAAAGCAGAAGATGTGGGAAGGATATGGGAGATTTGCAAGTCTAGCCAACGGCTCGATGAGTGTTTAACTGCGATTGAGGCATGGGGTAAACTTGGGAATGTCGAAAAGGCAGAGGAAGTCTTTGAGAACATGATCAAGGTATGGACAAAGGTCTCTGCGAAGCACTACGTTGCCTTATTAAATGTCTATGCGAACAATAAACTACTATCCAAAGGAAAGGATTTTGCTAAGCGGATGTCAGACGATGGCTGTCATATTGGTCCTGCAACTTGGGATGCACTCGTAAAGCTGTATGTGGAGGCTGGAGAGCTGGAGAAAGCTGCTTCCATATTGCAGAAAGCATCACAGCACACCGAGGATAAGCCGCTATTTGTCTCATATATGACAGTGTTCGAGAAGTACTCCAAGAAGGGAGACATCCATAATGCTGAGAAGATCTTTCAGCGTCTGAGGCAGGCCGGATATGCCGGAAGATTGAAGCCGTATCAGTATCTACTCCAGGCCTACATAAATGCCAAGAAACCAGCTTATGGATTCAGGGACAGGATGAAAGCTGACAACATGTTTCCTAACAAGGCTATGACAGCACAACTTATAGCTGCTGATGCATTGATCAAGTCTAAGATTTCAGATTTGCTTGATTGA